One stretch of Schizosaccharomyces pombe strain 972h- genome assembly, chromosome: III DNA includes these proteins:
- a CDS encoding ribose-phosphate pyrophosphokinase yields the protein MASNSIKIFAGNSHPELAEKVARRIGLSLGKVAVVQYSNRETSVTIGESVRDEDVFILQTGCGSINDHLMELLIMINACRSASARRITAIIPCFPYARQDKKDKSRAPITARLVANMLQTAGCNHIITMDLHASQIQGFFNVPVDNLYAEPSVLRYIRENIDTTVNPTVIVSPDAGGAKRATALADRLDLDFALIHKERQKANEVSRMVLVGDVRDKLAILVDDMADTCGTLGLAAKTLKDNGAKAVYAIVTHGILSGKAIKVINESALEKVIVTNTIPHDDKRSLCSKIETIDISGVLAECIRRIHHGESVSVLFSVAPA from the exons aTGGCATCCAATTCGATCAAGATTTTTGCTGGAAACTCTCATCCAGAGCTTGCGGAGAAAGTCGCGAGAAG aATTGGCCTTAGCTTGGGAAAGGTTGCTGTTGTTCAATATTCAAATCGTGAAACTTCCGTCACAATTGGCGAATCCGTTCGTGATGAAGATGTGTTTATTTTGCAAACTGGATGTGGTTCTATTAACGATCATTTGATGGAACTTTTAATTATGATTAATGCTTGTCGTTCTGCGAGCGCCCGTCGTATTACCGCCATTATTCCCTGTTTCCCCTATGCTCGACAAgacaaaaaagataaaagtCGTGCTCCCATTACCGCTCGATTGGTTGCCAATATGCTCCAAACCGCTGGTTGCAATCACATCATTACCATGGATTTGCACGCTTCTCAAATCCaaggtttttttaatgttcCCGTTGATAAT TTGTATGCCGAACCTTCTGTTTTACGATATATTCGTGAAAACATTGATACCACCGTGAACCCTACTGTCATCGTATCCCCGGATGCCGGTGGTGCTAAGCGTGCAACTGCCTTGGCGGATCGTTTAGACCTTGATTTTGCATTAATTCACAAAGAGCGTCAGAAAGCGAACGAGGTGTCTCGTATGGTTTTGGTGGGTGACGTTCGTGATAAGCTTGCCATTCTTGTAGACGACATGGCCGATACTTGTGGAACCCTTGGTTTGGCCGCCAAGACTTTGAAAGATAACGGTGCTAAGGCTGTGTATGCCATTGTAACCCATGGCATCTTGAGTGGTAAAGCAATTAAAGTTATCAATGAAAGTGCTTTGGAAAAGGTTATCGTCACCAACACCATTCCCCATGATGATAAGCGCAGTCTTTGCAGTAAAATTGAAACCATTGACATTTCTGGTGTTTTGGCAGAGTGCATTCGTCGGATTCATCATGGTGAGAGTGTTTCCGTTCTTTTTAGTGTCGCTCCTGCATAG
- the lnp1 gene encoding protein lunapark produces the protein MGWFFQKKKEFDFGGELDRLEMKLEEAQYNIDNIQSQKKKILFRYTVCSLAIYTIGMAVWASRSSILFQHPLFSKLFRISLYILGVFSLYMFRWAIAWFCEKRLSRARMNLHKLNAEKRKILDALKSRKEYFETQALLEKYGEQPTLAQKKLSNAAAAKSVPGSSSSSSDPMHPQHWYDRVLEGLVGANENSENNREALICSHCFHHNGLASYGEKASDVRYVCLFCKAWNGPPIDKSLPSSEMDSNLQTNPSSISKGKKNNSNNTTQKGPNIISSPQVINASSPVRKAGKKKSKKALPTSPLSSSSPDASYNSVSDSFHTVAASVPESLTPTK, from the exons atgGGCTggttttttcaaaag AAGAAGGAGTTCGATTTTGGTGGGGAGTTGGATCGATTGGAGATGAAGCTGGAAGAGGCTCAGTATAATATTGATAATATTCAAagtcaaaagaaaaagattttatttcGGTATACTGTGTGCTCTTTGGCAATCTATACGATTGGTATGGCAGTTTGGGCAAGTCGCTCATCCATCCTGTTCCAACATCCTTTATTCTCTAAGCTTTTTCGAATCTCTCTATACATCTTAGGTGTTTTTAG TCTTTACATGTTTCGATGGGCAATTGCGTGGTTTTGTGAAAAAAGATTGTCGCGTGCTAGAATGAATTTACATAAATTAAATGcggaaaaaagaaaaatattagatgctttaaaaagtaGAAAGGAATATTTCGAGACCCAAGCTCTGCTGGAAAAATACGGTGAACAGCCAACCCTTGCACAAAAGAAGCTTTCCAATGCCGCTGCTGCAAAAAGCGTACCAGGgtcttcctcttcttcttcagatCCCATGCATCCACAACATTGGTACGATCGGGTTTTGGAAGGTCTTGTAGGCGCCAACGAAAATAGCGAAAACAATCGTGAAGCTCTCATTTGCTCCCATTGTTTCCATCACAATGGTCTTGCTTCTTATGGAGAAAAGGCTTCTGATGTACGAtatgtttgtttattttgtaaagcCTGGAACGGTCCTCCAATTGACAAATCTTTACCTTCTTCGGAAATGGACTCCAATTTGCAAACAAATCCTTCATCTATTTCAAAAGgcaaaaagaataattCCAACAATACTACCCAAAAAGGTCCAAATATTATATCAAGTCCTCAGGTTATCAATGCCTCTTCCCCAGTCCGGAAAGCaggcaaaaaaaaatccaaaaaagcTTTACCAACATCACCGctctcttcttcttctcccGATGCTTCCTATAATAGCGTTAGTGACTCCTTTCACACGGTAGCAGCCAGTGTGCCGGAGTCCTTGACCCCAACGAAGTGA